CAAATCGTTCAAAATCATTTCATCGCCGTATCCGAACCGGACGCGGTCAAACTCTATATCATAGTTTTCAAACCGTTCCTGAGTTCCGAACTGCAGCGTATCTTTTTGCATGTCCGCAAAAACGTGCTCCAGTTTTTCCACTGCCGAAGTTCCCATATAGGCGTACATGGACACGTACATGATTTTCATAAAACTGCTGAACAATACGCCGCTCAAAAATAAAACCATGATCAAATCCACTGCCAGCGCAAGAGGATTCGCGTAAACATCCATAAATGAAACCGCAAACGGTATCAGAACGGCGACGGCCCCCAGAAAAACGAGCTGAAATCGGACGTACGGTTTTTTGCAGCTCAGAGAATAATCAAGCGCGTATTTCGAGTAATCCGTAATAGCTTTGTGCAGCGCTTTGAACGAACTGACGTTGGCTCCGAAAATCTTAACGACTTGCATTCCGCGGATATACTCGACGGTTTCACTGTTCATCTTTTCCAGCGCCGCTTGATAAATTGCCATAAAGCTTTTATCTCCCGACATCAGCGTGATCTGACCCGCACCGAAAACGGTAAACAAAACCAACGCGATTCCGACTTTCACATCGACTGTAAAACCGACGGCAAGCACCAAGACGGGCGTAAGCACGGCACCGGCGTTGTCCGGTATAAGATGCGCGACGATGCTATGAGTCTGCGCCGCGTTGTCGTCGATCAGCTGTCGGGTCCGTCCGGATGAATTTAAATCGAAGAATTTGAAACCGGCGCTCATAAGCCCGTCGATTCCCTTCTTCCTCAGATTCGTTTCCAACCGGAATCCGAGAATATGCGTCAGCAGCACCGAAACCATATACACGACGGATCCGGCTGCCAAAAGCCCCGTGATTAAAACGGCGAATGAAAACGCGCGTTCGGTTTCATGCAGAACGATAAGTCTTTCCAAAAACTCGTACATATAATAATACGCCGCCACCGTTATCACCGCGGAAACGGCGGCAAGTACGATCGCCAGATATGCCAGCCACTTTTCTTTCGGCACATAATACAGTAATTTTTTATAAACCCGTACCATAAAACACCTCCTAAATATTATCCCGTTTAGACACACCTATTGATGCTAAAAAAATAATTTACAAACACGTGTATCATATTCTGCGTATAATCATATTCATTAAATAAATTAATTAAAATAATTGTATCATCTGGCAAAATGAGATACAATAGAATACGGATAAATATGTCTGATCGCATTATTGTCTAATCATGATATCGGGAGGTTCACAATGAAGTCGTTTCAAGATTTTCTGGAAGAAACGGGATGGAAATCCTGTCCGAACTGCAGCAAGTATTGTCAAGTCGGTAAAACCGTCTGTATCCGCAGTGAAGATTTTGACGGATTGTACTGGTATTACGAAACCGATCAATTCATCATCGACATTCACGATTTTTTTATAAAAAAAGAAAAAATGATCAATTCGTTTCCCGACATGAGCCGATTTCTGTTGTTCAGTACGTCGTATATCAAGTCGGCAAACGGTGAAAGCTTTAATCCGTATCAAACGTTGACGGCAAACACCGTGTTTGTTACGAACGCGGGAAAAACGAAATGCCGATTACTCCTGCACGCCAATTTTCCCTATTTGAGCGTGGGCGTTAATTTCAAGGAAAACATGATCAAAGAATATATTTCCTGCCATCTCGGCACACCGCCCGCCACCGTTTCGGACGTATTCTTCGATACCCGGGAACTGGTAACGAAGCCGATGGAAAAACTGGCAAACGCCGTTTTGAACTGCAATATGAGCGCACCGGCTGCACGGATATTTTTTGAAGCAAAAGCGAAAGAATGGCTGAGCATTACGCTCAACGCCTATTTGAATAAAGCGAAAACGAAAAAAATATTTGAATCCGACGAACGGAATATCGAAAACGTCGCAAATTATATCAACGACCATTACGCTTTGGATATTTCCCAAGAAATATTGGAAAAAATCGCCCTGATGAGCGGTACGAAATTGAAAAACGTATTTAAGCAAAAATATCAGATGAGCATTACGGAATACTCACAGCGGAAAAGAATGAATATTGCGGAAACCTTACTGGCAACTACAGAACTCGAAATACGGGACGTTGCGAAATCGGTCGGATACACGTCTCACAGCAGATTCACCACGCTCTTTAAAAAATATAAAGGCATATATCCGCGGGAAGTCAAAAAACGCGGACCCCAAAACGACGGAAACAACGTATGCGTGTGTATGTGCGCCGGATAAATCCGATTCCGCATTGACACGAACGGCAAAAATATGACATACTATACGGACTACGGCGGTTCTATCCGAAGGGAGGTGATTACATTATGGCTCATATTCTCGTCGACGACTCAGAGAATCTTGAAAAAGCAATCAAACGCTTCAAACGTATGGTTGAAAAAGAAGGCATTATCCGCGAATACAAAAAGCGTGAATATTACGAAAAACCTTCCACCATCAAGAACCGTAAGAATAAAACGCTGCAGCGCAAACTGATGAAAAAAAACCGGAAATCGGCATCTTCGTCAAGCAAGGGTTCTTACTAAATGTTACGGCATTTCAAAAAAGGAAGCGGAAGCTTCCTTTTTTTATGCGCGGCAGCCGCTGTAATCGCAGTACTGGGCGCCTGCAGTTCGCAGCCGGAGTTTTCCGGTACCGGAACGGACGGTCGGTTCGTACGGGAATACGTCCGAAACGGCATTATACCGGAAATCTGGGAATGGCAGAGTGTGCAAAGCGGCGTCGACTACGCGTATTTCCGCAACGACAGCCTTCCCGTCCGCTGGCATTTAGTCCGAATCGATCTCCGCACGCCGGGATTGGAACTCGTCAGCTATCCGCACGAACGGCATTTTTCACAAAACGGTACGTTTGCAGGGCAAACCGTTCAGCAATTCGCAGCCGATACGGACGCGCTTGTCGCAGTCAACGCGACGCCGTTCTCTTATGCTCCCACGCGCTTCGGATCCCGCCGGAAACTGACCGGTCTTTATGCGGTCGAGGGCGTCCAGCTTTCCGAGCCGATAGAAAAATACGCAGCGCTCCTATTCATCCGAACCGAAGGCCGCCTGGAAGCGTGCGTACTGCCGCATCAAACGGAAACGCTGCCCGAACGGACAGAATATGCGTTCGGCGGATTTTTTGCAATTCTTTCAGACTCCCGGATCCGGGAATTTGCCTATCATTCGCTTGATTCGCGGACGGCGGCGGGCGTCTCCGCGGATAAATCCGTGCTGTACCTGCTTTGCGTCGAAGGCGAACGGAAACGTTCCAGCAAAGGACTGACGTACGAAGAGTGCGCGTATCTGCTTCGCGCGGCTGGTGCCGCCGACGCGATGCAGCTGGACGGCGGCGGATCCGCCGCTATCGCGATTTCGGGCATAAAAACGATGAGTTATCCGGTAAAACGACATTCCGCAAATATTTTCGGCTTTAAGGTCACTTTTCCGCAGAATTCAGATTGACCAATCAATCATTATTAATTATCATTAAAGGCATGGGCGTTGTAACGAGTCAGCAACTTTTGAGATATTACGAATTATACCGAGACAAAGAAGTTACGTTTTCCAAAGAAGTTATTAAAACCCTGAATTTGGATCCGCGTCAGGTTTACATAAAATGTACCGATTCCCAGTGGCCGTGTATTATCAATTCAACTTCATTTCAAGGTGCAAAAATAATCATCGGTTCGAAAGGCGGTGCGTACGCAAGACTTTCACAGGAAAAAGGAACGGTCAATCTGCGTTTCTGTTTTCTGCAGGCGGATAAGCAGCCGATCAGCTTTTTCATCGGATCCCGGGTAGTTGAAATTACTCCGTACATGAATTCACCCGACCTTGCCGTCGTTTCGCTCGCATATATACAGCGGCCGCCGGATGCGCTCATCGAATGCATCGGAAAACTGCTGGAAGCGAATATCAACGCGGTACGCCGCAAGGATGAACGGATTCTCCTTTCAGAAGACGCAAAGCGGAAGCTGAATTTGCAAAAAGAAGAAACGATCGTTTTCATAGACAACGTACCGCGCCACTGCATTATACGCGACATTTCATTTTCCGGAGCAAAGATCATTCTGCTCGGTATCGCGCAGTTTCTGAATCAAAAAAGCATCGTGCTGCGCATGGAATTCGACGAACCGCCGGAAATGATTGCGATACCCGGACGTATCGTCAAAACCGAACAGGTACAGGGGCGAAAGGATATCGTCGTCGTGTGCATCCAGTTTGATGAAAAACACGTTCCCATGTCGTACAAGATTCACATCAACGGGTATTTAACGGGAATAAGGAAAAAATAGATCGCCGCGTTCCATTCCGTCCAAATGTCCGCATCGGGACAGCCGGCGGCAACAGCGGCACCGGCAGCGGCTGTATCGGCCGCAACCGAAAAACCGGCGGTATCGGCGGCACCGGCAGCGGCTGCGGCGGAATCCGGACAGCCGGGGCCCGCACAACCCGGAACGGTTCGAACTGAAAATACGCCGCCGGAACAGGCCCGTTCACAGATGACCGCCGCGGAAGCCCAAAACGTCTCCGCCCGAGTCTCAATCACACAATAAAACAGGAATATGTCGATGAATCCATCCGCCCCCCTTGAATCAGTCGTTTTTATCGCGCTGCCCGAAAACGTTTCGCTTTCAACGCACGCGTTCACGATAGACCCCGCGATACCGCTTCCCGTGCAAAAAAATACGGCAAGTGAAGACGCGTTTGATCCGACGTCCCTGACGCAGGAAATGATATTCGCCGGCATTTTGACCGTACTGGCCTACGACGCTCAAAACGAGCACGTTTCCTATTACCGGCAGCTGCTGCAGTCCGCCCGGCCCGATATAAAACAGGAACTCACCGAAGCGGCCATACTCAAAGCGCGGAACGAAGACTTTGAAATCGCGGAGGAAATATTCGCCGCGCTGCGGGGACTCGATCCGGACGACATCGCGACGGTGCTCAACACGGCACTCTTTTTTGACCAGCGCGCGGAATCGTACCGAAAGTCGGGCTTGAACGAGGACGCAGACGCATACGACCAAAGCGCGCACCAATACTACAAGCAGGCGATGGCGGCTGATCCCGCTCCGCCCGACGCGTTTTTTAACGCGGGTTTTTTCTATCTGAAACAGCGCAATTTTTCGCGCGCAAAAAACTGTTTTGAAACGTATCTGACGCTTACCGGCGATCTTGCGGACGACGATCTCGGCGAAAACGGCCGGTATAAAAAGGAACGTGCCAAAGAAATCGTCGAAGACATCAGCTCCCGGAACCTTGAAGACGAACAGTTCAAAGCGGCGTTCGATTTTATTTCAATGGGACAGGAAGAACGCGGACTGGAAGAAATCCGCACCTTTTTGCAGAAAAACCCCAAAGTCTGGAACGCCTGGTTCCTGCTCGGCTGGGGACTGCGCAGACTGGAGCGCTGGACCGACGCGAAATCGGCGTTTTTGCAGGCGATTGAGTGCGGAAGCACCGGCGCAGACACGTACAACGAACTGGCCATTTGCCATATGGAATTGGGCGAATACGCGGAAAGCAGAAAACGCCTCGTACAGGCGCTGGAAGCGGAACCGGAAAATACCAAAATCATGTCGAACTTGGGATATCTGGCGCTCAAACAGGATAGAACGGCGGAAGCAAAAAAATATTTTCTGAGCGTATTGGAATTCGACCCTGACGATGCGATCGCAAAAAGTATGATCGCCAAACTGGAATCCTAAGCGGCAGGGACAAACACCGGAGAAAAAAGCGGCGCTGGCGGCTACCAGTCGAGCGCGACGCGGTCGCCGACGCCGATATGCACGCGCTCGAACCATCCCTGAGGCACTTCCAGCGCGTACCTGACGGAAACGGAACTGCTCCGGGACGCAAGGCTATACGGCGTCATATCGAATATATCGCAGATAACGCCGTTTGAATCGATAAACGCAATTGAAAGCGGATGCGGTGTGTTTTTCATCCAAAAACTCAAAATCTGATCCCGCTCGAAAATAAACAGCATTCCCGTCCCGTCGGGAATAACCGTACGCTCCATAAAGCCGAACGAACGTTCCTGTTCGGTGCGGGCGAGTTCGGCACGAACCGGTACTTCGCTGCCGTCGGCGCGGATCAGCGTTAAATTCTTTTTTTCAAGCCGGGAAACTTGCGAACAGGCGGCGGTAAAAACGAGACAGCAAAAACAGACGGCGGCACAAATCCGCTTCATAATCGAAACCTCCGTTACAGACTTTTCAAAAACAGATCGCGGGTATATTCGACGGCTGACTGGCGCACGGTCGCGGATTCCTGCAGTTTTTCAAACACGGCAGAATCGGTATATTTTAAAGTCAGCGGCCGCTCAAGCGTCATGACGACGCCGTCCGCCGTCCATTCCGATTTCTGCGGAGAAAGCGTTCCGGGTTCGCCGTATTTTTCGCACAGCGTACTGAACACACTGTAATAGTCGATTTGCTCTTTATTCAGATTGATCGTAATGACGGACAGCGTTCCTTCGTCGAACTGGAACCAGCATTCGGCCAAAAACAGCGTTCCCGAAGTTTCTATGAGCGTCCGGTTTTCTCCCGGCAGCAGCGAAACGTCCCGCTCGCCCCGATACCCGAACGCGGGTTCTTTCAATAAAGCGGCTTTCGTCTCTTCAACGGTCATGCCGAGCCGGACGGAACCGTATCCCGCCGGCAGCGGTTCAAACGCGAACGCACGGACTGCGGCAAAACACGTACACAAACATAATGCAGCCGCGAACCGATACGTAAAAAATCTCCGCATAAGAAATCCTAGTGTTTCTGCTTGCGGTGCACGGCAGCCGATTTTATGACTTCAAGACAATCCGTCACCAAAAGCTTTCGCCCGTCGCGGCGAACCGGCGCCGTATCCATAAAACGGTTGATCGCCATTCCCTGCATATCGTGGGAAATCCCGCACATGTCGGCGATATCCTCCGGCGACAAATCGAACGTAAAGCTTACTTTCACCGGCGAATCGACGGCTATTTTGGCCTTTTCGATCTGCAGCGCCAGCATATCCACCATTTTGAAAACAGGATCGCTGATTTCGGTATTCGTAAGCTGCCGTTCCATCGCCCATAAGCGCTCGGAAAGCGTAATCGTCAGACGGGAAACCAATTGCGGCTGAGAAGCAACCATCTGATCGAAGTTTTTCCGGTTCACAACCATAAGCCGGCACGCTTCGTGCGCAATCGCACTCGCCGAACGGGGTTTATCTTCAAGCAGCGCCATCTCGCCGAAAAAGTCACCTTTTTTAAGGACGGCGAGAATCACTTCGTTGTTGTCAACCACTTTAGTGATCTTAACCTGCCCTTCCTGAATGATATACATGTCGTGCCCGCTTTGGCATTCGGAAAAAATCATCGTATCTTTCGGATATTCGCGTATCAGCTCCTGATTCGGTTCAAAATGCACGGCGCGGCTGCGCGGTTTGAGCGCGATAAAACGGTCTTTTGCCCGAACGGCATTCACACCGGAGGGACACGCTTTCAGATACTGATAATAACCGTATACGGCGAGATTGATTTTACCTTCTTTTTCGTAATACGAAGCGATTGCGAACAGCTGTTCGGGAGATACGACGGCAACGCCTTTAAATGTAAGCTGCGTCAACACTTCGTTCATGATCCGCATCCGGTTTGCAAAGGTACGGATAATTTTCATCGCAACGGGAGTATTCTGTTGGATAAGATCAGGATATTGATTGCGGTTTACCGCGATAACCACGACGTCGGTAACGGCGATAACCGATTCCGTCTGTGCATGCCCGGACAAACACGGAACGACGCCGATAAAATCCCCCGGACCGAATGTGGCAGACTGAACGACGGCTCTTTCTTTAACGCATCGGACGGAGCCGCTGCGAATGATAAAAAAACGATCACCGCAGGGATTCCCTTCCACAAGAATAAAAGAGTCTTTTCTGAAGTTTACGAATGAAAGCTGTAACACAATCGGTCTCCCACGCTGATTCAGTATAAAAACGAATATCAGTTTTTGTCAATGTCGTTATCGGCGTTTTAGGGACGGTTCATAATCTTTTTATTCTATAAAAATGGTATAAAAACGATTTCAGGTTCAAGAGTAAACCCTGTTTTATCGTGTACCGTCCGTATCACGTACGACACGAGCGAGCGGATATCGTCCGCGGTCGCTCCTCCCGTATTGATGATAAAATTGCCGTGCCACGGAGCCACCTGCGCACCGCCGATACGGTAGCCGCGCAGCCCGGCTTCGTCTATAATCGCACCGGACGGTTTTCCGAACGCACGATTATTTTTAAACACGCTTCCTGCCGACGGAAACCGGAAATGCCCTTTTTCACGCCGATCCGCCACGTACGAAGCCGCTTTTTTTGCCGAAGCGGCAGCGTCCGCCGCGGAAAGCCGGGTAACGGCGAATTCGGCGCCGACGATAACCGAAGTCCCGAGTTGTCCCTGAAACGGCGACTTTTTGTAGTCCCAATCGGCGCCGTTCATCTCATAGCAGCAAAGCTTCGGCTGTACTGACGAACAATCGAGATACGAAACCCGCCGCAGCACGTCGCTTATCGAACGGTCGTAGCAGCGCGCGTTCATATACACGGCGCCGCCGACCGTCCCCGGCAACCCGGCAAAATTTTCCAGTCCGCCGAGCGAATGCTCCGCACAAAAAGCCGTTACGCGCTCCACCGTGCACCCCGCGCCGCAGCGCAGCAAGGCGGCGGCACCGGCTGCAAAATCGCCACTTTTACCCGAATCGCCGGCAGCAGCAATAGGACCGGCAAAATCGGCACCGGCGGCAAAATCGGCACTTTCACCTGAATCGCCGGCACCGCACGAAGTTTCGGCTGCGTCAATCAGTTCAATGCCGTTCATCGCCGGCTGCAGCAGCTGAGTCTGCAACGAAACGACAGCGTACGCAACGCCTTCATCCGGAACGACGACGTTCGAACCGCCGCCCAGCACGAAATACGGAACAGCCGCCGCCCGCACCGCGTTCAGCACCGCGCACAAGGACGGCACGTCGGCCGGTTCTGCGAGCACTGCGGCACGGCCGCCGACTTTGAACGTCGTACGGGGTGCCAGCGGTTCATCGTATAAAATTTCACCGCGGAACTGCCCGCAGATATTGATATTTTCTTCTATTTTCCGTACATTATACATACCGATATTCTCAAATCTTGATTATAGTATATTCTGAAATAAAAAGCGAGGGCTTTATGGCATTACGGTTATATAATACGCTCGGTCGGCAGCTGCAGGATTTCATTCCGATTCACGCAGGAAAAGCCGGGTTTTACGGTTGCGGCCCGACCGTTTACAATTTCGCACACATCGGCAATCTGCGCGCGTACGTGTTCCTCGACATACTTGACAGAACCCTTACCTATCTCGGCTACGACATCACGCACGTTATGAATATCACCGACATCGGACATTTATCCGGCGACGCTGATGAAGGCGAAGACAAAATGGTCAAAACCGCCAAAGATCGCGGGCAGTCGGTGCTGGAAATCGCGCAGTTTTACACCGATGCGTTTTTCGGCGACATAGACCGGCTGAATATCCGCCGTCCCGACGTCGTGTGCAAAGCGACCGAACACGTGCCGGATATGATCGAACTGATCAAGCGGATAGAAGCGAACGGACACACGTATACGGCCGGCGGTAATTTGTACTTCGACGTGTCTACATTTCCTTCCTACGGGGATCTTGCCGGCCTCAATTTGGACGATCTGAAAGCGGGCGCGCGCATCGACATCGACCGGAACAAACGCAATCCGTTCGACTTCGTTCTGTGGTTCACCAAAAGTAAATTTGAAAATCAGGCGCTCGTGTGGGATTCGCCGTGGGGACGCGGATATCCGGGCTGGCATATCGAATGTTCCGCCATGAGCATGAAATATCTGGGCGAACAGTTCGACATCCACACCGGCGGTATCGATCATATTCCGATTCATCACACGAACGAGATCGCACAGTCCGAAGGCGCCACCGGCAAGAAATGGGTAAACTATTGGCTGCACAACGAATTTCTGGTCATCGCCAAAGATAAAGAATCAGCGGACGGCGGCGCCGGAAAAATGTCGAAATCCTCCGGCAATTTTCTGACGCTCCAATCGCTCGTCGATAAAGGATACGACGCGCTCGATTACCGCTTTTTCCTGCTCGGCGCACATTACCGCAGTCAGGTCGCGTTTTCCTGGGCAGCGATGGACGGTGCAAAAAACGCACGGAAAGCGCTCGTTCAGCGCGTTGCAAAAGTACTGGCGCGCTCGGCCGAGCGCGTGCAAACCGGCGCCGGTCTGCCGACGAAAAAACCGAGCGCCCGAGCACACGCGTATCTTGACAAATTTACGGCGGCGCTTGAAAACGATCTGGCAACGCCGCAGGCGCTTTCCGCATTACAGACGGCGGTCAAAGACGCCGAATTGGCTCCTGAAGAAGTCGTTTCTCTCGTGCAGCGTATGGATTCGGTTCTCGCGCTCGATTTGCTGAAAAACGCGCGGCAGCTGCTTGCAGACGAAACCGCGGCCGCCGTAACGGACGGTTCCGACCCGGAAGCGAAAGAAATACAAGCTCTGATCGAAGAACGGACGGCAGCTAAAAAAGCGAAAAACTATGCCCGGGCGGACGAAATCCGTACCGAATTGAACGGCCGCGGCATCATCCTTGAAGACACTCCGCAGGGAACCGTCTGGAAGCGCGCGTAAGGCGCATTTTTACTGTAACGATTGGGGGAATCATTTGTTTACTTCTTCGGATGTAAATCAGACGGGAACGCTGAACGCGGCGGATCCCGCTGATTTCAGAAAAATATACGACGCGACCATGCAGTTGCTTTTCAAGGTATCGTACCGCGTAGTCAGCGACGAGGAAGCGGCGGAAGATTTGGTACACGATTCGCTCATAAAAATGAACGAAAAAGCGCTTACGTTTCCGAGTTTGAACGATGCGAAGTACTGGCTCATCCGCGTCGTAAAAAACGCGTCGCTGAATTACGCGAAACGAAAAGGCCGTGAACGCAAAGCCTACGAACGGGCGCTGTACGAAGACCGCCGCAAGCAGGATTCGGGTGAAACCGAACTGCTCAAGGCCGAATCGCGTAAAAAAGCCCGGGACGCGTTGGACAAACTTCCGGAGAACCTGAAAATGGTACTGATTCTCCGTGAATATGCCGAACTTAATTATAAGGAAATCGGCAGGGTTATGGGTATAACCGAGGGAAACGTTAAAGTCAGAGTGTTTCGCGCACGTGAACAGCTGGCAAAACTGATAGGAGAAGACGATGTCTACTTGCCCTGAAAAAGATATTCATTCGATTTATCTGGATAACGAACTGCCGCAGACATACGTTCCGGAGTACGAAACGCATATCGCTTCGTGTACGCAGTGCCGCGCCGAACTCTTAAAACTGAAGCAGTTGAGCGCCCTGCTCAAAGACGATGCCGGACGGATTTCGTTTCCGGCGGAAGAATTGGACGGCGGTTTCGTCAGATTG
This sequence is a window from Treponema brennaborense DSM 12168. Protein-coding genes within it:
- the rpsU gene encoding 30S ribosomal protein S21; this encodes MAHILVDDSENLEKAIKRFKRMVEKEGIIREYKKREYYEKPSTIKNRKNKTLQRKLMKKNRKSASSSSKGSY
- a CDS encoding DUF192 domain-containing protein; its protein translation is MKRICAAVCFCCLVFTAACSQVSRLEKKNLTLIRADGSEVPVRAELARTEQERSFGFMERTVIPDGTGMLFIFERDQILSFWMKNTPHPLSIAFIDSNGVICDIFDMTPYSLASRSSSVSVRYALEVPQGWFERVHIGVGDRVALDW
- a CDS encoding AraC family transcriptional regulator — translated: MKSFQDFLEETGWKSCPNCSKYCQVGKTVCIRSEDFDGLYWYYETDQFIIDIHDFFIKKEKMINSFPDMSRFLLFSTSYIKSANGESFNPYQTLTANTVFVTNAGKTKCRLLLHANFPYLSVGVNFKENMIKEYISCHLGTPPATVSDVFFDTRELVTKPMEKLANAVLNCNMSAPAARIFFEAKAKEWLSITLNAYLNKAKTKKIFESDERNIENVANYINDHYALDISQEILEKIALMSGTKLKNVFKQKYQMSITEYSQRKRMNIAETLLATTELEIRDVAKSVGYTSHSRFTTLFKKYKGIYPREVKKRGPQNDGNNVCVCMCAG
- the murB gene encoding UDP-N-acetylmuramate dehydrogenase, yielding MYNVRKIEENINICGQFRGEILYDEPLAPRTTFKVGGRAAVLAEPADVPSLCAVLNAVRAAAVPYFVLGGGSNVVVPDEGVAYAVVSLQTQLLQPAMNGIELIDAAETSCGAGDSGESADFAAGADFAGPIAAAGDSGKSGDFAAGAAALLRCGAGCTVERVTAFCAEHSLGGLENFAGLPGTVGGAVYMNARCYDRSISDVLRRVSYLDCSSVQPKLCCYEMNGADWDYKKSPFQGQLGTSVIVGAEFAVTRLSAADAAASAKKAASYVADRREKGHFRFPSAGSVFKNNRAFGKPSGAIIDEAGLRGYRIGGAQVAPWHGNFIINTGGATADDIRSLVSYVIRTVHDKTGFTLEPEIVFIPFL
- a CDS encoding RNA polymerase sigma factor, whose protein sequence is MFTSSDVNQTGTLNAADPADFRKIYDATMQLLFKVSYRVVSDEEAAEDLVHDSLIKMNEKALTFPSLNDAKYWLIRVVKNASLNYAKRKGRERKAYERALYEDRRKQDSGETELLKAESRKKARDALDKLPENLKMVLILREYAELNYKEIGRVMGITEGNVKVRVFRAREQLAKLIGEDDVYLP
- a CDS encoding PilZ domain-containing protein, producing MGVVTSQQLLRYYELYRDKEVTFSKEVIKTLNLDPRQVYIKCTDSQWPCIINSTSFQGAKIIIGSKGGAYARLSQEKGTVNLRFCFLQADKQPISFFIGSRVVEITPYMNSPDLAVVSLAYIQRPPDALIECIGKLLEANINAVRRKDERILLSEDAKRKLNLQKEETIVFIDNVPRHCIIRDISFSGAKIILLGIAQFLNQKSIVLRMEFDEPPEMIAIPGRIVKTEQVQGRKDIVVVCIQFDEKHVPMSYKIHINGYLTGIRKK
- a CDS encoding phosphodiester glycosidase family protein; this encodes MLRHFKKGSGSFLFLCAAAAVIAVLGACSSQPEFSGTGTDGRFVREYVRNGIIPEIWEWQSVQSGVDYAYFRNDSLPVRWHLVRIDLRTPGLELVSYPHERHFSQNGTFAGQTVQQFAADTDALVAVNATPFSYAPTRFGSRRKLTGLYAVEGVQLSEPIEKYAALLFIRTEGRLEACVLPHQTETLPERTEYAFGGFFAILSDSRIREFAYHSLDSRTAAGVSADKSVLYLLCVEGERKRSSKGLTYEECAYLLRAAGAADAMQLDGGGSAAIAISGIKTMSYPVKRHSANIFGFKVTFPQNSD
- a CDS encoding cysteine--tRNA ligase — protein: MALRLYNTLGRQLQDFIPIHAGKAGFYGCGPTVYNFAHIGNLRAYVFLDILDRTLTYLGYDITHVMNITDIGHLSGDADEGEDKMVKTAKDRGQSVLEIAQFYTDAFFGDIDRLNIRRPDVVCKATEHVPDMIELIKRIEANGHTYTAGGNLYFDVSTFPSYGDLAGLNLDDLKAGARIDIDRNKRNPFDFVLWFTKSKFENQALVWDSPWGRGYPGWHIECSAMSMKYLGEQFDIHTGGIDHIPIHHTNEIAQSEGATGKKWVNYWLHNEFLVIAKDKESADGGAGKMSKSSGNFLTLQSLVDKGYDALDYRFFLLGAHYRSQVAFSWAAMDGAKNARKALVQRVAKVLARSAERVQTGAGLPTKKPSARAHAYLDKFTAALENDLATPQALSALQTAVKDAELAPEEVVSLVQRMDSVLALDLLKNARQLLADETAAAVTDGSDPEAKEIQALIEERTAAKKAKNYARADEIRTELNGRGIILEDTPQGTVWKRA
- a CDS encoding tetratricopeptide repeat protein, producing MNPSAPLESVVFIALPENVSLSTHAFTIDPAIPLPVQKNTASEDAFDPTSLTQEMIFAGILTVLAYDAQNEHVSYYRQLLQSARPDIKQELTEAAILKARNEDFEIAEEIFAALRGLDPDDIATVLNTALFFDQRAESYRKSGLNEDADAYDQSAHQYYKQAMAADPAPPDAFFNAGFFYLKQRNFSRAKNCFETYLTLTGDLADDDLGENGRYKKERAKEIVEDISSRNLEDEQFKAAFDFISMGQEERGLEEIRTFLQKNPKVWNAWFLLGWGLRRLERWTDAKSAFLQAIECGSTGADTYNELAICHMELGEYAESRKRLVQALEAEPENTKIMSNLGYLALKQDRTAEAKKYFLSVLEFDPDDAIAKSMIAKLES
- a CDS encoding ABC transporter ATP-binding protein, producing the protein MVRVYKKLLYYVPKEKWLAYLAIVLAAVSAVITVAAYYYMYEFLERLIVLHETERAFSFAVLITGLLAAGSVVYMVSVLLTHILGFRLETNLRKKGIDGLMSAGFKFFDLNSSGRTRQLIDDNAAQTHSIVAHLIPDNAGAVLTPVLVLAVGFTVDVKVGIALVLFTVFGAGQITLMSGDKSFMAIYQAALEKMNSETVEYIRGMQVVKIFGANVSSFKALHKAITDYSKYALDYSLSCKKPYVRFQLVFLGAVAVLIPFAVSFMDVYANPLALAVDLIMVLFLSGVLFSSFMKIMYVSMYAYMGTSAVEKLEHVFADMQKDTLQFGTQERFENYDIEFDRVRFGYGDEMILNDLSFKLSAGRSYALVGASGSGKSTIVKLISGFYKINGGDIKIGGKPLASYSRDAVAKHIAFVFQESRLFKTSIFENVRIADPQAAPERVFEALRLAGCDDVLQKFPLREQTVIGSKGVFLSGGEKQRIAIARAILKNAGIIIMDEASAAVDPENEHELQKAFKNLIKGKTVIMIAHRLSSIRAVDEVLVMEKGQIIERGSDAALLEKGGKYAYFQNLYAKANNWRVRV
- a CDS encoding Crp/Fnr family transcriptional regulator, whose protein sequence is MLQLSFVNFRKDSFILVEGNPCGDRFFIIRSGSVRCVKERAVVQSATFGPGDFIGVVPCLSGHAQTESVIAVTDVVVIAVNRNQYPDLIQQNTPVAMKIIRTFANRMRIMNEVLTQLTFKGVAVVSPEQLFAIASYYEKEGKINLAVYGYYQYLKACPSGVNAVRAKDRFIALKPRSRAVHFEPNQELIREYPKDTMIFSECQSGHDMYIIQEGQVKITKVVDNNEVILAVLKKGDFFGEMALLEDKPRSASAIAHEACRLMVVNRKNFDQMVASQPQLVSRLTITLSERLWAMERQLTNTEISDPVFKMVDMLALQIEKAKIAVDSPVKVSFTFDLSPEDIADMCGISHDMQGMAINRFMDTAPVRRDGRKLLVTDCLEVIKSAAVHRKQKH